One Fusobacterium simiae DNA window includes the following coding sequences:
- a CDS encoding IS3 family transposase: protein LMECFFGLLKSEMFYEQEEKYKTLEELKGAIEDYIYYYNNRRIKEKLKGLTPASYRSQSLLVS from the coding sequence GATTAATGGAATGTTTCTTTGGATTATTAAAATCAGAAATGTTCTATGAACAAGAAGAAAAATACAAAACATTAGAAGAATTGAAAGGAGCAATAGAGGATTATATATATTATTACAATAATAGAAGGATAAAAGAGAAACTAAAAGGATTAACTCCTGCTTCTTACAGAAGTCAATC